A single genomic interval of Spinacia oleracea cultivar Varoflay chromosome 6, BTI_SOV_V1, whole genome shotgun sequence harbors:
- the LOC110787045 gene encoding uncharacterized protein: protein MRRLNLEIVKGECLEGMMNALTIQPSRFDEIKENQARNLKLERIKEKISQAKETEVKIHDDGSFRIAALGLLLAASLLLNNHILSVLNVQTYIDLQVYHRLQAPSPSFTCTAKKFCHFSMEMQVSSPANLFSLAVCVTLTLSRYRSLLSNVITHVTSLRLQTLFDHLGGFCIFYFAIFGLVEGKVIGVKSNISQVGFDIDSIREMINGLVAI from the exons ATGCGGCGATTAAATCTAGAGATAGTGAAAGGAGAATGTCTAgaaggaatgatgaatgccttaactatCCAACCGTCAAGGTTTGATGAGATCAAAGAGAATCAGGCTAGAAATCTTAAGCTAGAGCGAataaaggaaaagatttcgcaagcaAAAGAGACGGAAGTTAAGATCCACGATGATGGAAGTTTTAG AATTGCAGCCTTGGGCCTTCTGCTAGCTGCTAGTCTGCTACTGAATAATCACATA CTGAGTGTTCTTAATGTACAAACATACATTGATCTACAAGTTTACCACCGCCTTCAGGCTCCATCTCCTTCATTTACCTGTACTGCTAAGAAATTCTGCCATTTCTCAATGGAGATGCAAGTTTCATCACCTGCTAATTTGTTTTCCCTTGCTGTTTGTGTCACTCTTACTCTATCTCGCTACCGCTCTCTCCTCTCCAATGTTATAACACATGTAACTTCTCTCAGATTGCAGACCTTGTTCGACCATCTGGGTGGATTTTGTATCTTCTATTTTGCAATTTTCGGTCTTGTGGAAGGTAAG GTTATTGGTGTCAAGTCAAACATCTCCCAAGTTGGTTTTGACATTGACTCAATCCGTGAGATGATAAATGGACTG GTGGCCATTTGA